The Trypanosoma brucei gambiense DAL972 chromosome 10, complete sequence genome has a segment encoding these proteins:
- a CDS encoding MAP kinase kinase, putative, whose product MTGLKIDIDMLPNDSDENLRMLHEGIRLGELTVSAEGLTTSMGQKYVLSPEDVLVNNTSFLGRGSSGSVRRATHRKTGKEIALKEIKFTGQTRMMEIRRELETLHRGGGPSPYLVDFYGAFCHEGSVFIAMECMDGSLDGVAGSVPPKVLECITRSILRGLSYLHKDRHLIHRDIKPSNILYSRDGSIKISDFGASSCLECTRGNAFSFVGTLTYMSPERLKGEPYSFPADIWSLGLAVAELALGKCPFIDRLSRANGSTEGCFWVLLQHLNGDGPVISLPSSMNASMTDFITTCIQREPSKRPTCDELRRHPFVAEGDEENDKNVIKQWLSTMQPKSSSHDIADVDGVCRMQQVPCSMGGADESSFDLDEELNKLVQ is encoded by the coding sequence ATGACCGGGTTGAAGATTGACATCGATATGTTGCCGAACGATAGCGACGAAAACCTGCGTATGCTTCACGAGGGCATTCGTCTGGGTGAACTAACCGTGTCCGCGGAGGGTCTCACAACGTCTATGGGACAAAAATACGTCCTTTCACCAGAGGATGTACTTGTCAACAATACGAGTTTTTTAGGCCGTGGAAGCAGTGGTTCTGTCCGTCGGGCCACACACCGAAAAACtggaaaagaaattgcaCTCAAGGAAATAAAGTTCACAGGTCAAACCCGCATGATGGAGATTCGACGTGAACTTGAAACCCTTCACCGTGGCGGCGGGCCGTCCCCATATTTGGTTGATTTCTACGGCGCATTTTGTCATGAGGGCTCCGTTTTCATTGCCATGGAGTGTATGGATGGTAGTTTAGACGGTGTGGCAGGGTCTGTTCCTCCAAAAGTTTTAGAGTGTATCACACGGAGTATTCTTCGCGGTTTGTCTTATCTTCACAAGGATAGGCATCTCATTCACCGCGATATAAAACCCAGTAACATCTTGTACAGCCGGGATGGGAGCATCAAAATATCAGACTTTGGAGCAAGTTCGTGTCTGGAGTGCACCCGCGGAAATGCATTTAGCTTCGTTGGAACACTTACCTATATGAGTCCTGAGCGTTTGAAAGGGGAACCGTATTCTTTCCCGGCGGATATTTGGTCACTTGGTCTTGCTGTTGCTGAACTCGCCCTTGGCAAGTGCCCATTCATTGATAGGCTTTCACGGGCTAATGGTTCTACAGAGGGTTGCTTTTGGGTTCTACTGCAGCATTTAAATGGTGATGGTCCTGTGATTTCTCTTCCATCATCCATGAATGCTTCAATGACGGATTTCATCACGACGTGCATTCAAAGGGAACCGTCCAAGCGCCCGACGTGTGATGAACTCCGGCGACACCCTTTTGTTGCCGAAGGGGACGAGGAGAATGACAAGAATGTGATCAAACAATGGCTCTCCACCATGCAACCAAAGTCTTCGTCACACGACATAGCTGATGTGGATGGTGTATGCCGAATGCAGCAGGTGCCGTGTAGCATGGGTGGTGCGGATGAATCATCATTCGATCTCGACGAGGAACTAAATAAGTTAGTGCAGTGA